The DNA sequence GTAATGAAAATAAGCGAGGTGGCGAAAGAACTGGAAAAATAAAGACCTACCGGCGGCGCCGCGCCCAAATGGGTCAGAGAACCGCGGCCATACATGAAGCCCAGGAAAATAAAGGCCAGGATGAGGGTGACCTTAAAGAGGGTGAGCAGGTTCTGGACGCGGCTGCCTAGAAACAGGCTGTGGCGGTGAATCATGGAGAAGACCACGATTATTGCGGAGGCTAACAGGGTAACCGGTGAAATGGTCAGCACCGTCAGCCCCTGGATTTTGTAAGTGAAGCCCAGAGCCGCGGGGAACCCGGCGCTTCCCAGAAGATACACCGCAAAGGCCATGGCCCCCGCGGCAATGGGGGCTGAAAAGCCTACAATGAGGGAGATCCAGCCGGATAAAAAAGCCACCGATTCACCAAAAATCTCCCGCAAAAAGGCGTATTCCCCGCCGGCTCGAGGATAGCGGGACCCCAACTCGCCGTAACACAGGGCACCGGCCAGGGCAAACAACCCGCCGGCAGCCCAGCACGCCAGCAAGGCCCAGGGATTTTGCAATTCCTGGATAGCGAAGCCTGAGGTGGTGAAGATGCCAGCGCCCACCATGTTGGCCACCACCAGGATGATGGCAGAAAACAGGCTGAGCTCGTGGCGGCTTTGCGGCGCCGAGAGTTCGGTGGCTACAGCCGGGACAGTGCGGTTCATTTTTTTCCCAACTTTCAGAGTATTGAAATTATTGAGCGGCATAATCTCCGGGGTCCCTTGGGCGCGGCGGTTAAACCCCTGCTGGGGCGCACCGACATTGACGCGGGTTTTGCCGGTCATATCGAAACGGAAGCAACATTCGGCGCCGAGAACCTCTTTACCAATTTGCAGTCGCGCAGAACCGATCTCTTAGACCGCGACGAACCCTTTACGGTTGGCCCTTGCTCGGCTTTTCCCCGGAAGACCGCTCCGGCAGGTTCAACACCGACCTGGGGAAACGGGCCCCATCCAGGCATCGACCCACAATAATCAAGCCCATAAATTCCTCTTTTTCGGCGGCGAGTTTTTCCTGAATGTTTTTCAGGGTTCCTTTGACTATCTTCTCCTTATCCGGATAGCCGGCGAAAAAGACCACCGCCGCCGGAAGCTCTTCCGGATTATGTTTCTTTAAAGCAGTAAAGATATCATTGGCTTCTTTTAAACCCGCGTAAACCACCAGGGTGCCGGAAATGCGCGCAAAATCCCGGGCCAGGTCATCCCGGTCGGGCTGGCCGAAGAAGCAATATCCCGCCGTCTGAGACATAAAGCGGGCTTCCCCGCCGGTGCTCGGGCGCTTTAAAGCAGCCATGCAGGCGGACAAGGCCCCCACTCCGGGGATAATTTCCACCCGGTCGTCGTTCAGCCCTTCCATGAGCCAATATGCCCGGCTGTAAACCGTGGGGTCGCCGCCGT is a window from the Desulfobacca acetoxidans DSM 11109 genome containing:
- a CDS encoding APC family permease, with the translated sequence MTGKTRVNVGAPQQGFNRRAQGTPEIMPLNNFNTLKVGKKMNRTVPAVATELSAPQSRHELSLFSAIILVVANMVGAGIFTTSGFAIQELQNPWALLACWAAGGLFALAGALCYGELGSRYPRAGGEYAFLREIFGESVAFLSGWISLIVGFSAPIAAGAMAFAVYLLGSAGFPAALGFTYKIQGLTVLTISPVTLLASAIIVVFSMIHRHSLFLGSRVQNLLTLFKVTLILAFIFLGFMYGRGSLTHLGAAPPVGLYFSSSFATSLIFITFAYSGWNAAAYMGSEISQPTRNIPLALVCGTLVVTVLYLLINVIFLYGLPVQEMSGVLEVGEKAALALFGPEVSRTFAAVIALSLLSLISAMMMTGPRVYLAMAQDGLFFSGLSRVSSRSGTPANAIWLQGSLALGMVLTASFENLLIFIGFTLSLFSLITVAGLMVLRHRQPAPDLPYKTLGYPFTPILFMAGNLWIILFSIINKPYVSLTGLAAIAAGLALYFLFKRRSGQTKA
- a CDS encoding SAM-dependent methyltransferase, which produces MMTKWKLLRLLLATGLCLVGGAFTGMAAPPAPGKFYLVGTGPAGPEHATLKAMDTINKADLILCHPELQKLFQSCLNGKKVEDPWKELWWHQGKMWVMLLPNLPPEERRALVEEKMRQRDKFVQRVKGLLDQGKKVALLDGGDPTVYSRAYWLMEGLNDDRVEIIPGVGALSACMAALKRPSTGGEARFMSQTAGYCFFGQPDRDDLARDFARISGTLVVYAGLKEANDIFTALKKHNPEELPAAVVFFAGYPDKEKIVKGTLKNIQEKLAAEKEEFMGLIIVGRCLDGARFPRSVLNLPERSSGEKPSKGQP